From Zingiber officinale cultivar Zhangliang chromosome 5B, Zo_v1.1, whole genome shotgun sequence, the proteins below share one genomic window:
- the LOC121983851 gene encoding probable LRR receptor-like serine/threonine-protein kinase At1g53430, producing the protein MKQRSFTLFSCGCWSSEFNLIILSLLLFLSLIQEHGCKAQQLDPGEVSALRVIASKLKKEWDFSVDPCSGSAGWVEPSTSKHIVSNLTCNRSSSMSVFHVTSIQLKGQNLTGVLPDEFANLTSLQVLDLSRNYLNGTIPSAWASLPLTKLSLLGNRVSGTIPEELGSITTLIELTLDSNQLQGPIPASLGNLINLNLLHLSANNLTGPLPDSLGKLTNLIEFIIDGNPISGKIPSFIGNWTQLTRLDMQGTLMEGPFPPTFSNLASILQLRVSDLKGGLESFPDLQNMKLIQRLVLRNLSMTGHLPDFIVETPIKTLDVSFNNLSGPIPDSYQALIKSINYMYLTSNSISGKIPDWILESNKNLDLSYNQFSGLPVTSSCQQGNVNLFASYSSTLNNLVAPCFRRNHPCIDKARNCNIFINCGGNKVVVDGNVYEEDITRLGPSYFGDNGKWAYSSTGDFLDNRDEKYIATSTNSSLLHMDNPRLYMTARLSPLSLKYYGLCLHEGNYTVKLHFAEIMFPDDQTFPSVGQRIFDVSIQGQKVLRDYNIAKEANGTGKEKIEVFNDTYVNIDGTLEIHLQWGGKGTHAIPHASVYGPLISAISITPNFSPDLCIEASQHKLSTGAILGIAAAACSVASLIGLLILLLSRRRKHDDELRGLELVTGYFSFKQIKAATKNFDISNKLGEGGFGPVYKGMLPDGTLIAVKKLSSKSKQGNREFVNEIGMISALEHPNLVKLYGCCIEGDQLLLIYEYMENNSLARALFGPEQFRLSLDWQTRCSICIGIARGLAYLHEESRLKIVHRDIKATNILLDKNFNAKISDFGLAKLDEEENSHISTRIAGTRGYMAPEYAMRGYLTDKADVYSFGVVMLETVSGICNTNYWQKKDFTFLLDWAYVLLEQGNLLELVDPALGSEYSKEEALQMLNLALACTNPTPTRRPTMSNVVSILEHKATMESLFVAWEPHNSMDFRSIVVAGNSAFLHSQASVKTVMAEESNLLCVASLHCTDK; encoded by the exons ATGAAGCAGAGATCCTTCACATTGTTTTCATGCGGCTGCTGGAGCAGTGAGTTCAATCTTATCATCCTCTCTCTGCTTCTCTTCTTGAGCTTGATTCAAGAACATGGATGCAAAGCCCAGCAACTAGATCCAGGAGAAG TTAGTGCATTGAGGGTAATAGCCTCAAAATTGAAAAAGGAGTGGGACTTCTCGGTAGACCCATGCAGTGGAAGTGCTGGATGGGTAGAACCAAGTACCTCTAAGCACATTGTGAGCAATCTCACATGCAACCGCAGCTCCTCCATGAGTGTTTTCCATGTGACTAGCAT TCAGCTGAAAGGTCAGAACTTGACTGGTGTTCTGCCAGATGAGTTTGCCAACCTTACCTCCTTGCAAGTGTT AGACCTATCACGGAACTATCTCAATGGAACTATTCCAAGTGCATGGGCCTCTCTTCCTCTGACCAAATT ATCACTACTTGGAAATCGCGTGTCAGGGACAATTCCAGAGGAGCTAGGGAGCATCACCACGCTTATCGAACT TACTTTGGATAGCAACCAACTACAAGGCCCAATACCCGCATCTCTTGGCAACCTCATCAACTTAAATTTATT GCATCTCTCTGCAAACAACCTAACAGGGCCATTACCAGATTCACTTGGCAAATTGACAAATCTAATAGAATT cATAATTGATGGGAACCCAATATCTGGAAAGATTCCAAGCTTCATTGGAAACTGGACACAACTCACCAGACT GGATATGCAAGGAACATTAATGGAGGGGCCTTTTCCTCCCACCTTCTCAAATTTGGCATCAATCCTTCAGTT GAGGGTCTCTGATCTGAAAGGAGGTCTTGAGAGTTTTCCTGATCTACAAAATATGAAACTTATACAAAGACT GGTTCTTAGGAATTTGTCTATGACCGGTCACCTTCCTGATTTTATTGTAGAAACACCAATAAAAACCTT AGATGTGAGCTTCAACAACTTGAGCGGTCCAATACCAGATAGCTACCAAGCACtcataaaatcaattaattacAT GTACCTTACAAGTAACTCGATAAGCGGGAAAATACCAGACTGGATCTTGGAGAGTAATAAAAATTT GGATCTTTCTTATAACCAATTCAGTGGCTTACCTGTCACATCTAGCTGCCAACAAGGAAATGT GAATCTATTTGCTAGTTATTCATCCACTCTCAATAATTT AGTCGCACCATGTTTTAGGCGAAATCACCCCTGCATTGACAAAGCAAGAA ATTGCAACATATTCATCAATTGCGGAGGGAATAAAGTAGTTGTTGACGGTAATGTATACGAAGAAGATATAACCCGGTTAGGCCCATCTTATTTTGGTGACAATGGCAAATGGGCATACAGCTCTACGGGTGATTTTCTAGACAATCGCGACGAGAAGTATATTGCTACATCTACAAATTCCTCATTACTGCACATGGATAATCCCAGGTTATACATGACTGCTAGGCTCAGTCCTCTCTCTCTTAAGTACTATGGTCTCTGTTTACATGAAGGAAATTACACAGTGAAGCTTCACTTTGCTGAAATAATGTTTCCTGATGATCAAACATTCCCAAGTGTGGGACAGAGGATATTTGATGTGTCCATACAG GGTCAGAAGGTTTTGAGAGACTATAACATTGCAAAAGAAGCTAATGGCACTGGAAAAGAAAAAATTGAGGTCTTCAATGATACTTATGTTAATATAGATGGCACTTTGGAAATTCACTTACAATGGGGTGGAAAAGGCACACATGCCATACCTCATGCAAGTGTATATGGACCTCTCATATCCGCCATTTCGATTACTCCAA ACTTCTCACCTGATCTGTGTATAGAAGCTTCGCAACATAAGTTATCTACTGGAGCTATTCTTGGCATTGCTGCTGCTGCCTGCAGTGTAGCATCCCTAATTGGACTACTAATTCTGCTTTtgtcaagaagaagaaaacatgaTGATG AACTTAGAGGATTAGAATTGGTAACTGGATACTTCAGTTTCAAACAAATCAAAGCTGCCACAAAAAATTTTGACATTTCAAACAAGCTTGGTGAAGGTGGATTTGGCCCTGTTTACAAG GGTATGCTGCCAGATGGAACTCTAATTGCTGTAAAAAAGCTCTCATCTAAGTCAAAGCAAGGAAACCGCGAATTCGTAAACGAGATAGGCATGATATCTGCACTAGAACACCCGAATCTCGTGAAACTCTATGGATGTTGCATTGAGGGGGATCAGTTACTTCTAATATATGAGTACATGGAAAACAATAGTCTTGCTCGTGCTCTATTTG GTCCTGAGCAATTTCGGCTAAGCCTTGATTGGCAGACAAGGTGCAGTATCTGTATCGGAATAGCAAGAGGATTAGCGTATCTTCACGAGGAATCCAGATTAAAGATCGTTCACAGAGACATCAAAGCGACCAATATTCTTCTTGATAAAAATTTCAATGCAAAAATATCAGATTTTGGGTTGGCTAAGCTTGATGAAGAGGAGAACTCTCACATCAGCACTAGAATAGCAGGAACAAG GGGTTACATGGCTCCTGAATATGCAATGAGAGGTTACCTGACCGACAAAGCGGATGTGTATAGTTTCGGAGTGGTCATGTTAGAAACTGTGAGTGGAATCTGCAACACAAATTATTGGCAAAAGAAAGATTTCACATTTCTTCTCGACTGG GCTTATGTTCTCTTGGAGCAGGGTAATCTGCTAGAACTAGTCGACCCGGCATTGGGTTCAGAGTACTCGAAGGAAGAGGCATTGCAGATGCTGAACTTAGCTCTCGCTTGCACCAACCCAACTCCGACTAGACGACCCACCATGTCGAATGTGGTGAGCATACTCGAACACAAAGCGACTATGGAATCCTTGTTTGTGGCATGGGAACCCCACAACAGCATGGATTTCAGATCAATTGTGGTGGCCGGAAACTCTGCCTTCTTACACAGTCAAGCGTCTGTGAAGACTGTGATGGCAGAAGAAAGCAATTTGCTTTGTGTTGCAAGCCTGCATTGCACAGACAAGTGA